The Pungitius pungitius chromosome 10, fPunPun2.1, whole genome shotgun sequence genome has a window encoding:
- the LOC119229313 gene encoding olfactory receptor 4E1-like: protein MENVSIVRMFLLSGINETMNYRIAIFSLTLLYYCMILFFNISVIMIIIVDQNMHEPMYILLCSFCMNGLYGTTGFYPKFLFDLFSSSQQISYEWCLLQAFVMYSFACCELSILAVMAYDRYVAICRPLHYQSVMTKSKVSQLICFSWFTPFCIFSISIVLTSTLKLCSAIIPKLFCVNWIIVKLSCPDTNTVSSNILSYATIIIYICHGLFTIWTYMHMIRTCVKSKDERARFIQTCVPHLVSLVTFIVIGFFELMYMRFGSTDLPQSLQNFIAIEFLLIPPVMNPLVYGFKLTKIRNRILALVNIKRK, encoded by the coding sequence ATGGAAAACGTTTCTATTGTAAGAATGTTCCTTCTCTCAGGGATAAATGAGACAATGAATTACAGAATTGCTATCTTTTCACTCACTTTACTGTATTACTGTATGATTCTGTTTTTCAATATCTCTGTCATCATGATTATTATTGTGGATCAAAACATGCATGAACCCatgtacattttattgtgtAGTTTTTGCATGAATGGTCTTTATGGGACCACAGGTTTCTACCCCAAGTTCCTCTTTGAtctgttttcttcctctcaACAGATATCCTATGAATGGTGCCTTTTGCAGGCTTTTGTCATGTATTCATTTGCTTGCTGTGAATTATCCATCCTAGCAGTCATGGCCTACGACAGATATGTGGCTATATGTCGACCTCTTCACTACCAGTCTGTCATGACAAAGAGCAAGGTCTCTCAGCTGATATGTTTCTCCTGGTTCACACCTTTCTGCATCTTTTCCATCAGTATCGTTCTGACATCTACACTGAAGTTATGCAGTGCAATAATTCCAAAACTCTTTTGTGTGAACTGGATAATTGTTAAACTCTCTTGCCCTGACACTAACACCGTTTCAAGTAACATTCTGTCATATGCAACAATTATCATTTACATATGTCATGGGTTGTTCACAATTTGGACTTATATGCATATGATTAGAACTTGTGTGAAGTCTAAAGATGAAAGGGCGAGGTTTATACAGACGTGTGTGCCtcatttagtctctttagtcacGTTCATTGTTATAGGGTTTTTTGAATTGATGTATATGCGATTTGGATCCACAGATTTACCTCAGAGCCTTCAGAACTTCATTGCTATAGAATTCCTCCTTATTCCTCCTGTGATGAATCCTCTAGTTTATGGATTTAAATTGACAAAGATAAGAAACAGAATTTTAGCTTTGGtgaatattaaaagaaaatga